The DNA sequence ATACCCAAGATACCATCCTCTTGATTTAATCTGGTTTACGGATTATTCTGACTCGGAAAAAGAAAATTTGCCATTAGATAAATATTTCAGATATGTAGAAGTTGTTACAATGAGGACTTCATGGAATAACAGGGATGCTTTATTTGTTGGATTTAAAGGAGGTAGAAATAATTTTAATCACTCTCATCTTGATATAGGCAGTTTTGTTTTTGATGCTTATGGTTACAGATGGATTATTGATTTGGGTCTTGATAATTATAATTTGCCAGGTTATTTCGGTAAGAATAGATGGGATTTTTACAGATTAAGGGCTGAAGGACATAATACAATTGTTATCAATCCTTCAGAAAAATTTGACCAGGAACCAGATGCAATATCAAAAATAGTAAATTTTGGTTCCAAAAATGAGTATTCTTTTGCAATTTCTGATTTGACGGATGCTTATAGAAAATATGCTAAAAGTGTAAAGAGAGGAATCTTGCTTAACAAAAAAGAAAAATTTTTACTCATACAGGATGAGATTGAATTGAAAGAAAAAGGAGAGATATGGTGGTTTTTACATACAGGTTGTGATATTGAAATAGGGGAAAGCAAAAAAGAAGTTATTTTAAAACAAAAAAATACAGAATTGAAAGTTAAAGTTATTTCTCCGTCAGATGCTCAATTTTTAATAATGGATGCAAAACCACTTTCTTCTTCTCCAAATCCAACAGGTCAGAATGAAAACAAAGGAATTAAAAAAATTGCTCTTAATTTTAAAAATACTGATAATTTGAGGATTTCAGTAATATTAGTCCCTTTAAAACCGGGTAATAAATTTTCTCCTTTTACCCCTTCATTAATCCCATTAAATGATTGGCAATAGAAACTGACTTAAATTATGGAAAAAATAATACATATAATCTGGACAATGGATTGTGAGTTTCCTAAAAGTCCTTTTGGTGGTCCTGAAAACTGGGAAATTGCTGAAAAATCTGTTAATGGATTTCTTGAAGTACTGACAAAGCACTGTCAAAAAGCAACTTTTTTTGTAACTCCAGAAGTTATTCAGAAAAAATTTAATGTATTTTCAGAAAAAAATAAAAATTTTGAAATTGGTATGCATTTACATCCATTTGATGACAGTAATAAAAAGAAATTATATATGGGACAGATGAGGAAAGAAGAACAGGAAAAGGTATTAAAAGAAAATAGAGAAAAATGGATACAATCAGCTGGTTTTGAACCCAGAAGTTTTAGACCCGGAAATTTTTCTGCAAATGATTATACCTTTCCTTTACTTTTAAAACTCGGTTTTTTTCAGGGAAGCGTATCTAGTCCTTATCGTAAAATGGAAAAATTTTTTACTGATTGGGAAGGTGCTTTACTTGACCCACATCATACGAATGAAAAATCAAGATTGATTGAGGGGAAATTAGATTTTTTTGAAGTCCCAGTAACTGTTGACCCATTTAGAAAAAAAAGGATAGATGGAACTTCTTATGAATTGAGGATTGAATGGGGTGATATTTCAGAACATATAGTGACTATTGAAAATGTTTTGAAAAGATTGAAAAAAGAAAATCCACCTGTAAAAAGTATTGTTTCAATTACCCATAATACTTTTGATTATACTCTGAAAAATTCAAAATATCGTTCTACTCTTGAAAAACTTATTTTATTCATTCAGGAATTAATTATAAAAGAAAACTTCACACCTTTATCCATAACAATAGAAGAACTTCATAAGAAAGTAGATGGAAAGGATTTATGAAATTTACAAGTTAAATAAATTGTAGTAAAATCAATAGCGAAGAAATTTCAATTTAAAATCAAAAGGAGGCAAAATGAAAAAAAGTAAAA is a window from the bacterium genome containing:
- a CDS encoding polysaccharide deacetylase family protein yields the protein MEKIIHIIWTMDCEFPKSPFGGPENWEIAEKSVNGFLEVLTKHCQKATFFVTPEVIQKKFNVFSEKNKNFEIGMHLHPFDDSNKKKLYMGQMRKEEQEKVLKENREKWIQSAGFEPRSFRPGNFSANDYTFPLLLKLGFFQGSVSSPYRKMEKFFTDWEGALLDPHHTNEKSRLIEGKLDFFEVPVTVDPFRKKRIDGTSYELRIEWGDISEHIVTIENVLKRLKKENPPVKSIVSITHNTFDYTLKNSKYRSTLEKLILFIQELIIKENFTPLSITIEELHKKVDGKDL